In Trifolium pratense cultivar HEN17-A07 linkage group LG7, ARS_RC_1.1, whole genome shotgun sequence, a genomic segment contains:
- the LOC123896522 gene encoding fatty acyl-CoA reductase 3-like, producing the protein MESKSVKCFLNAKTILVTGVTGFLGKIFVEKILRVQPNVKKLYLLLRAKNCESANQRFNDEIIGKDLFTLLKENQGIKFNSFVSEKVTIVPGDISQEDLNLKESILEEDICNQTNIIVNLAASTKFVERNDVALNINTLGVKNVLDFAKKCVKLEVVVHVSTGDSSKW; encoded by the exons ATGGAATCCAAGAGCGTCAAATGTTTTCTTAATGCCAAAACAATTCTAGTCACCGGTGTAACCGGTTTCCTGGGAAAAA TTTTTGTGGAAAAGATACTCAGAGTTCAGCCAAATGTGAAGAAGCTGTATCTTCTTCTGAGAGCTAAGAATTGTGAATCTGCAAACCAACGTTTCAACGATGAG ATTATAGGAAAAGACTTGTTTACATTGCTGAAGGAAAATCAAGGTATAAAATTCAACTCCTTTGTCTCTGAAAAGGTGACTATAGTACCCGGAGACATTTCACAAGAAGACTTGAATTTGAAGGAATCAATTCTAGAGGAGGATATTTGTAATCAAAcaaatattattgttaatttggCTGCATCAACTAAATTTGTTGAAAG AAACGATGTTGCATTGAATATAAATACATTAGGAGTCAAGAATGTTTTGGACTTTGCCAAAAAATGTGTTAAACTAGAGGTGGTTGTCCATGTTTCAACAG GAGATTCATCCAAGTGGTGA